A single window of Methylacidimicrobium sp. AP8 DNA harbors:
- the cas1 gene encoding CRISPR-associated endonuclease Cas1 encodes MPSACVVQSHAKVGLLSERLVVSASPAGDGKVEVLREIPIMDLDRLTIEETVSISSPALAELLRRGIPINILGANGRFLGSFLPAQNDHGQWRLRQYARTLDSAFALAIARRLISAKIYNQRRLIQRLAANRGSDAAPALHLLEGLLVQAGRATTIAELRGLEGASTARYFEAWAKFLPPEFPFERRSTRPPENPVNACISYGAVLLYAEMASFLHAHGLDPALGLLHVTEDGRWSLALDLIEPFRPVLVEALALDLFSHQILNAHHFEERNGGVFLATEGKKKFLLQYERRMERQFLSEAVGCRTTLRTELERQAGHYKAALDAPETFEPFVMN; translated from the coding sequence ATGCCGAGCGCCTGTGTGGTTCAGAGCCATGCCAAGGTGGGCCTCCTTTCCGAACGGCTCGTGGTGTCCGCCTCCCCGGCGGGCGACGGCAAGGTCGAGGTCTTGCGCGAAATCCCGATCATGGATCTGGATAGGCTCACCATCGAGGAGACCGTGTCGATTAGCTCCCCCGCCCTGGCCGAGCTTCTCCGCCGTGGGATCCCCATCAACATCCTCGGCGCAAACGGCCGATTTCTGGGGAGCTTTCTTCCGGCGCAGAACGACCACGGCCAATGGCGGCTTCGGCAGTATGCCCGGACCCTCGATTCCGCCTTCGCCCTGGCCATCGCCCGGCGCCTGATCAGCGCCAAGATTTACAACCAGCGCCGCTTGATCCAGCGATTGGCGGCCAACCGCGGCTCCGATGCGGCCCCGGCGCTGCATCTGCTCGAGGGCCTTCTCGTCCAGGCGGGCCGAGCCACGACCATCGCCGAGCTCCGCGGCTTGGAGGGAGCCTCCACGGCGCGCTACTTCGAAGCGTGGGCGAAGTTCTTGCCTCCCGAGTTCCCCTTTGAACGAAGATCGACCCGGCCTCCGGAGAATCCGGTCAACGCGTGCATTTCCTACGGCGCGGTCCTGCTCTACGCCGAAATGGCGAGCTTTCTTCACGCTCACGGCCTGGATCCCGCCCTGGGACTCCTCCATGTCACCGAGGACGGTCGCTGGTCGCTGGCCCTCGACCTGATCGAGCCCTTCCGTCCGGTGCTCGTCGAGGCCCTGGCCCTCGATCTCTTCAGCCACCAGATTCTCAACGCGCACCACTTCGAGGAGCGCAACGGCGGGGTCTTCCTGGCGACCGAAGGAAAGAAAAAATTCCTGCTGCAATACGAGCGGCGCATGGAGCGGCAATTCCTATCGGAAGCCGTCGGATGCCGCACCACGCTCCGAACGGAGCTCGAACGGCAGGCCGGCCACTACAAGGCGGCCCTGGACGCCCCGGAAACCTTCGAGCCCTTTGTCATGAATTAA
- the csm6 gene encoding CRISPR-associated ring nuclease Csm6 has protein sequence MTPPAGKVAASLRTESKELPPPPSRKETVLLAVTGISPAVVTETLWALAQERPPVVPDRICLLTTTAGKRSAEEELLSPSPALGGRTVWEALRESLLGDRAPSDCRLMLEPIRILGSPAPSEGRRRPLDDIRTAAANEHIADALLEEVRQFTENPDTVLIASIAGGRKTMSVLLYACLSLLGRPQDRVTHVLVNPPFDDPCLSPRFYFPTRPALRHHCPGRGSRKARTVSSDAARIALADIPFVPLRLLFPRQIGSFPGRFTSLVRSCSEEVRSLAQKPSVSLGEEAPILLVNGISVPLSGREHALYSFLLERHRQQKPPFPAQKNALEDLDAFLRRWAERWPPESFQHRAAEEWREPTEEDLRKLLSSIKGKLMAAGLVAELSHLLPRRGAFGIDVCSPNKQRPPGAR, from the coding sequence ATGACACCGCCCGCCGGCAAAGTTGCCGCGTCGCTCCGGACCGAATCGAAGGAGCTGCCGCCGCCCCCCTCCCGAAAGGAGACCGTGCTGCTCGCGGTAACCGGCATCTCTCCCGCGGTCGTAACCGAAACCCTCTGGGCCTTGGCGCAGGAACGACCGCCCGTGGTTCCCGACCGGATCTGCCTGCTCACCACTACCGCCGGAAAGCGCAGCGCGGAGGAGGAGCTTCTCTCTCCCTCTCCGGCGCTGGGCGGTCGGACGGTCTGGGAAGCGCTCCGGGAAAGCCTCCTTGGCGATCGCGCGCCATCGGATTGCCGGTTGATGCTCGAGCCGATCCGCATCCTCGGCTCGCCGGCCCCCTCGGAAGGGAGGCGCCGGCCGCTGGACGACATCCGCACCGCCGCGGCCAACGAGCACATCGCCGATGCGCTGCTCGAGGAGGTCCGGCAGTTCACCGAAAATCCCGACACCGTCCTGATCGCCTCGATCGCCGGCGGGAGGAAGACGATGAGCGTCCTGCTCTATGCCTGCCTTTCCCTCCTCGGGAGGCCGCAGGACCGGGTGACCCACGTGCTGGTGAACCCGCCTTTCGATGATCCGTGCCTCTCTCCCCGATTCTATTTCCCGACCCGGCCCGCGCTCCGGCACCATTGCCCGGGCCGCGGATCGCGCAAAGCCCGGACAGTCTCCTCGGATGCGGCGCGCATCGCGCTGGCGGACATCCCTTTTGTTCCCCTCCGCCTCCTGTTTCCCCGGCAAATCGGCTCTTTCCCCGGCCGCTTCACGAGCTTGGTCCGATCTTGCTCGGAAGAGGTTCGCTCTCTGGCGCAAAAACCCTCTGTCTCCCTCGGGGAGGAGGCCCCTATCCTTCTGGTCAACGGGATCTCCGTTCCGCTTTCCGGCCGGGAGCACGCCCTCTATAGCTTCCTCCTCGAACGCCACCGGCAGCAAAAGCCGCCCTTCCCCGCCCAAAAGAACGCCTTGGAAGATCTGGACGCGTTCCTGCGCCGATGGGCCGAGCGGTGGCCGCCCGAGTCCTTTCAGCACCGTGCGGCGGAGGAATGGCGGGAGCCGACCGAAGAGGACCTGCGCAAGCTGCTAAGCAGCATCAAAGGCAAGCTGATGGCAGCCGGCCTCGTCGCGGAGCTCAGCCATCTTCTCCCCCGGCGCGGCGCTTTCGGCATCGACGTTTGCTCTCCCAACAAGCAGAGGCCGCCGGGCGCCCGGTGA
- a CDS encoding PP2C family serine/threonine-protein phosphatase: MNLETASLTARGGRAKNEDACGWTAVGGLTAWVVADGLGEQWAGEIASRLAVQSFIFAFWHGPSLAAEDLREYVARADGDLKEWQAEQRTALRMGSTIVAAVSHGRWLRSVHLGDSRFYWFRDNKVLLHSKDHSVPQSLCEAGIIGPEEIRSHPHRDILLLGLGGSQTPEPTVSPEGELRAGDALLLCTDGFWRSLTEADMERELARTAGASEWLGRMETLRRENARSLRDDDNYTAIAVRVGED; encoded by the coding sequence ATGAACCTGGAGACCGCTTCCCTGACCGCTCGGGGAGGAAGAGCGAAGAACGAAGACGCGTGCGGCTGGACGGCCGTCGGCGGTCTGACCGCCTGGGTCGTGGCGGACGGCCTGGGGGAGCAATGGGCCGGGGAGATCGCCTCGCGGCTCGCCGTCCAGTCCTTTATTTTCGCCTTTTGGCACGGGCCTTCCCTTGCCGCCGAAGACCTCCGCGAGTACGTCGCCCGAGCGGACGGAGACCTCAAGGAGTGGCAGGCGGAGCAGCGGACCGCCTTGCGGATGGGATCGACAATCGTCGCCGCCGTCTCCCACGGGCGCTGGCTCCGATCCGTCCACCTCGGCGATTCCCGATTCTACTGGTTCCGAGACAACAAAGTCCTGCTCCATTCGAAGGATCACAGCGTCCCGCAGTCCCTCTGCGAGGCCGGAATCATCGGCCCGGAAGAGATCCGTTCCCATCCCCACCGCGACATTCTCCTGCTCGGCCTGGGCGGTTCGCAGACTCCGGAGCCGACCGTCTCCCCGGAAGGCGAGCTGAGGGCGGGCGACGCCCTCCTGCTTTGCACCGACGGGTTCTGGAGGTCGCTCACCGAAGCCGACATGGAGCGGGAGCTCGCCCGGACGGCGGGCGCCTCGGAATGGCTCGGGCGGATGGAAACTCTCCGCCGGGAAAACGCGCGCTCCCTGCGCGACGACGACAACTACACCGCAATCGCGGTCCGGGTCGGGGAGGATTAG